In the Serinus canaria isolate serCan28SL12 chromosome 22, serCan2020, whole genome shotgun sequence genome, one interval contains:
- the SFRP1 gene encoding secreted frizzled-related protein 1 codes for MGSVRGPGGAALRAVLSVVAGLLACGVASEYDYVSYQSDLGPYPGGRFYAKPHQCVAIPADLRLCHSVGYDKMVLPNLLDHETMAEVKHQASSWVPLLNKNCHMGTQVFLCSLFAPVCLDRPVYPCRWLCEAVRDSCEPVMQFFGFFWPEMLKCDQFPQDDVCIAMTAPNATEVSRPKGTTVCPPCDNEMKSEAIVEHLCASEFALKMTIKEVKKENGDKMIIPRKRKALKLGPIRKKNLKKLVLFLKNGADCPCHQLDNLSHYFLIMGRQVKTQYLLTAIYKWDKKNKEFKKFMKKMKSPDCPTFPSVFK; via the exons ATGGGCAGCGTGAGGGGCCCCGGTGGGGCCGCCCTGCGTGCGGTGCTGTCGGTGGTCGCCGGGCTGCTGGCCTGCGGCGTGGCCAGCGAGTACGACTATGTCAGCTATCAGTCAGACCTGGGCCCTTACCCTGGCGGGCGCTTCTACGCCAAACCCCACCAGTGTGTGGCCATCCCCGCCGACCTGCGGCTTTGCCACAGCGTGGGCTACGACAAGATGGTGCTGCCCAACCTGCTGGACCACGAGACCATGGCCGAGGTGAAGCACCAGGCGAGCAGCTGGGTGCCGCTGCTCAACAAGAATTGCCATATGGGTACCCAGgtcttcctctgctccctctttGCCCCCGTCTGCCTGGACCGGCCGGTCTACCCCTGCCGCTGGCTCTGCGAGGCCGTGCGTGACTCCTGTGAGCCTGTCATGCAGTTCTTTGGCTTCTTCTGGCCAGAGATGCTCAAGTGTGACCAGTTTCCCCAGGATGACGTCTGCATTGCTATGACAGCTCCCAATGCCACCGAGGTCTCCAGGCCCAAAG GAACAACCGTGTGTCCCCCTTGTGACAATGAGATGAAGTCAGAGGCCATTGTGGAGCACCTGTGTGCCAGCGAGTTTG CTCTTAAGATGACCATCAAGGAAGTGAAGAAGGAGAATGGGGACAAGATGATCATTCCACGGAAGAGGAAGGCACTGAAGCTGGGGCCCATCCGGAAGAAGAACCTGAAGAAGCTGGTGCTGTTCCTAAAAAACGGGGCAGACTGTCCCTGCCATCAGCTGGACAACCTCAGCCACTACTTCCTCATCATGGGCCGCCAGGTGAAGACCCAGTACCTGTTGACAGCCATCTACAAGTGGGACAAGAAGAACAAAGAGTTCAAGAAGTTCATGAAGAAGATGAAATCACCCGACTGCCCCACGTTCCCGTCCGTGTTCAAGTGA